One window of the Lysobacter sp. S4-A87 genome contains the following:
- the recD gene encoding exodeoxyribonuclease V subunit alpha codes for MSLLEALYRAGALNTLDHAFAQSLRRLGRRDTSTDLFGADTPDTVLAAAALASQSVARGHAAFDPAQPSWLQDNAVAWPNARAWRDALQGSQWVSEPQADEIAAGDRPLVWENGLLYLRRYREYERRLGVGLLRIATARPRFDGVDGVAWLFATLFPNAREGDRQARAAALALMQSLLLVTGGPGTGKTTTITRVLLLLIAQARHADLPPPRIALAAPTGRAAERMAESLRAASLQLRGLEGVDATLCDALPVAASTLHRLLGTIPGSPRFRHDAGNPLAFDVIVVDEASMVDLPLMCKLVEAVADGARLILLGDRDQLPSIEAGDVLAAITDAAGEGEALPVSLAQSLQPLLGDTATASPAGTPLSGHRVQLLRGYRQSQSLDLAPLADALRVGDADRTSELLRTNALAGVHFHEGVTDPLVGPRRETLLSVWRGLLELDDPVVALQRASALRVLTALREGAQGAGVLNARIEEALAGAHRDPYFHGRLLLVTENSYRHGLFNGDIGVCQRDAKGHTVAWFAGGSEGVRGFHPAALPAHTGAFAMTVHKAQGSEFDTVWLLLPRQDARTLSRELLYTAVTRARSELHVCASDAVLRAALARHAARVSGLAWRLRG; via the coding sequence ATGAGCCTGCTCGAAGCGCTGTACCGCGCCGGCGCCCTCAACACACTCGACCACGCCTTCGCCCAGAGCCTGCGCCGGCTGGGTCGCCGCGATACCAGCACGGATCTGTTCGGCGCCGATACGCCCGACACCGTGCTGGCCGCCGCAGCGCTGGCATCGCAGTCCGTCGCCCGCGGCCACGCCGCCTTCGACCCGGCGCAGCCGTCGTGGCTGCAGGACAACGCGGTCGCCTGGCCCAACGCGCGGGCGTGGCGCGATGCGCTGCAGGGCTCGCAGTGGGTCAGCGAGCCGCAAGCCGACGAGATTGCCGCCGGCGACCGGCCGCTGGTGTGGGAAAACGGCCTGTTGTACCTGCGCCGCTACCGCGAATACGAGCGGCGACTCGGCGTCGGCCTGCTGCGCATCGCGACGGCGCGACCGCGGTTCGATGGCGTCGATGGCGTGGCCTGGCTGTTCGCCACGCTGTTCCCGAACGCCCGCGAAGGCGATCGCCAGGCACGCGCGGCCGCGCTGGCGCTGATGCAGTCGTTGCTGCTGGTCACCGGCGGCCCGGGCACCGGCAAGACCACCACCATCACCCGCGTGCTGCTGTTGCTGATCGCCCAGGCACGCCACGCCGACCTGCCACCACCGCGCATCGCGCTGGCCGCGCCGACCGGTCGCGCCGCCGAACGCATGGCAGAGAGCCTGCGAGCGGCGAGCCTGCAACTGCGCGGGCTCGAAGGTGTCGATGCCACGCTCTGCGATGCCTTGCCCGTGGCCGCCAGCACCCTTCATCGCCTGCTCGGCACGATCCCCGGCAGCCCGCGCTTCCGCCATGACGCCGGCAATCCGCTCGCGTTCGATGTCATCGTCGTCGACGAGGCGTCGATGGTGGACCTGCCGTTGATGTGCAAGCTGGTGGAGGCCGTCGCCGATGGCGCCCGCCTGATCCTGCTCGGCGACAGAGACCAGTTGCCCTCGATCGAGGCCGGCGATGTGCTCGCCGCGATCACCGATGCGGCAGGCGAGGGCGAGGCGTTGCCGGTGTCATTGGCGCAGAGCCTGCAGCCCCTGCTTGGCGACACCGCAACGGCATCGCCTGCGGGCACCCCGTTGAGCGGACACCGCGTGCAGCTGCTGCGTGGTTACCGCCAGTCGCAGTCGCTGGACCTGGCGCCGCTCGCCGACGCGCTGCGTGTCGGCGATGCCGACCGCACCAGCGAACTGCTGCGCACCAACGCGCTCGCCGGCGTCCACTTCCACGAGGGCGTCACCGACCCGCTGGTCGGGCCGCGGCGGGAAACGCTGCTGTCCGTCTGGCGCGGGTTGCTCGAACTCGATGACCCGGTGGTCGCCCTGCAACGTGCGTCGGCCCTGCGCGTGCTGACCGCATTGCGCGAAGGCGCGCAGGGTGCAGGCGTGCTCAATGCCCGCATCGAAGAGGCGCTGGCCGGTGCCCATCGCGATCCGTACTTCCATGGCAGGCTGCTGCTGGTGACGGAGAACAGTTACCGCCACGGATTGTTCAATGGCGACATCGGCGTCTGCCAGCGCGACGCCAAGGGCCACACCGTGGCCTGGTTTGCCGGTGGCAGCGAAGGCGTCCGCGGCTTCCACCCCGCTGCGCTGCCGGCGCATACCGGCGCGTTCGCGATGACGGTGCACAAGGCGCAGGGCTCGGAGTTCGACACGGTGTGGCTGCTGCTGCCGCGGCAGGACGCGCGGACTTTGTCGCGCGAGCTGCTGTATACGGCGGTCACTCGCGCACGCAGCGAACTGCATGTGTGCGCGAGTGACGCGGTGCTGCGTGCGGCGCTGGCGCGACACGCGGCGCGGGTATCGGGGTTGGCCTGGCGGTTGCGGGGCTAG